Proteins from one Calditrichota bacterium genomic window:
- a CDS encoding PDZ domain-containing protein — MGRKSALILGLVFSLSTSLWSQNEDAWQKVKNIAEKNLVTIEYYEEINSTESISQINKIKRSLSGVIVDSSGLIMTSAAIYKAKLDFSRSSHYGPAHPPKDIKIKLAGGKSVNAVFVGKDDDKNIAFIKANKPLDSNGLKFFTQSDNFIGQKIFVVYQLKEKYNFQLMVLEKSINSIIPGPPKKMLTDIGTQSIKFGLVFDKTGSNLGIIYQVSSASSMPYNYSSRQAGFGEILTPESFNALIADPPKFKKKNTDRKKWLGVNMQPFTRSLASYFNEDDLTGILISTILEGSPAEKAGLKIGDVLTEFNGTKLQAEKNTDLATLRNLIRESDDETVNVKIWRKGSIKSLKINLSTVPISQYLADEISNERLGFSAKELTKDIIMAKQLEYDTDGVWVSRVERAGWADLSGLHVGDLLLKVDDQDLQSISQLDTFLGRLEKEKPAYISFFVKRHSETRFLFIKTNFD; from the coding sequence ATGGGACGAAAATCTGCGCTAATACTAGGATTAGTTTTTTCTTTATCTACTTCACTCTGGTCGCAAAATGAAGATGCCTGGCAAAAAGTGAAAAACATTGCCGAAAAAAACCTGGTAACAATTGAATATTATGAGGAAATAAATTCCACGGAATCGATCTCTCAAATAAATAAAATTAAACGCAGCTTAAGCGGAGTAATTGTTGACTCATCCGGGTTGATTATGACATCTGCGGCTATCTATAAAGCAAAGCTGGACTTTTCACGATCTTCACATTATGGTCCCGCACATCCGCCAAAAGATATAAAAATAAAACTGGCAGGTGGGAAATCTGTTAATGCGGTTTTTGTTGGCAAAGATGATGACAAAAACATCGCTTTTATAAAAGCAAACAAACCTTTAGACAGCAATGGGCTTAAATTTTTTACACAAAGCGATAATTTTATCGGACAGAAAATATTTGTTGTTTATCAATTGAAGGAAAAATACAATTTCCAATTGATGGTTCTTGAGAAATCAATAAACAGCATCATACCCGGGCCTCCTAAAAAAATGCTGACCGATATTGGTACGCAAAGTATAAAATTTGGACTTGTTTTTGATAAAACAGGATCTAATCTTGGAATCATTTACCAGGTTAGTTCAGCTAGTTCAATGCCTTATAATTATTCCTCCCGGCAAGCGGGATTTGGTGAAATATTAACACCGGAATCGTTTAATGCACTTATTGCAGATCCACCAAAATTTAAGAAAAAAAATACGGATCGTAAGAAATGGTTGGGTGTAAATATGCAGCCATTTACACGCAGTCTTGCAAGTTATTTCAATGAAGATGATTTAACCGGTATTTTGATAAGCACCATTTTAGAGGGTTCACCTGCGGAGAAAGCCGGGCTTAAAATTGGTGATGTATTAACTGAGTTTAATGGTACTAAATTACAGGCCGAAAAAAACACGGATCTTGCTACGTTGAGGAACTTAATTCGTGAATCTGATGACGAAACTGTTAATGTAAAGATTTGGCGAAAAGGATCCATTAAGAGTTTAAAGATTAACTTATCCACAGTACCTATAAGCCAATATCTTGCCGACGAGATTTCAAACGAACGTCTTGGATTTAGCGCCAAAGAGCTGACTAAAGATATTATTATGGCCAAGCAATTAGAGTATGACACAGATGGTGTTTGGGTAAGCCGTGTCGAGCGTGCCGGTTGGGCCGATCTTTCCGGGTTGCATGTTGGTGATCTTTTATTAAAAGTTGATGATCAGGATTTGCAAAGCATTAGTCAGTTGGATACATTTCTGGGTCGTCTTGAGAAAGAAAAGCCAGCCTATATCAGCTTTTTTGTAAAGCGCCATTCGGAAACACGCTTCTTGTTTATCAAGACTAACTTTGATTGA
- a CDS encoding PDZ domain-containing protein: MYKLFLAILVLFNSVIANQNSQQKVLNAKRTVFPALVHIQPVKEFLSSGEKQKVQVTGSGVIISNDGYVVTNNHVAEKANFVKCTLSSKQEVQAKVIGLDPWTDLAVLKLDLEEAGIESVPFAKFGDSDEIEVGQMVIALGSPLGLARSLSLGVVSSVDRYFNDVGEMISPFNLWIQTDAAINPGNSGGPLVNLDGDIIGINARAVVFGENLGFAIPANIVKHVVDQIIEKGEVERSQIGIDWQEIKEYRAFIKNPNLEGVLVGGVEKGSAAEHAGLKAGDVVTKINDNAVSAVHLEELPKIRLLISNLPVDSPIIFDLLREDEDKRIEVVSTRQGKFRGNEFNCEEWGISVQEITPRIVKNFQLESDKGVLISGAKPGSKGAKANIYPGEILLTIDDEEIENLDDFKTKYEKYKTDVEKSYLLFLKTGQSNHFALIEREKK; this comes from the coding sequence ATGTATAAGCTTTTTTTAGCGATTTTAGTTTTATTTAATTCTGTAATCGCCAACCAAAACAGCCAGCAAAAAGTTCTAAATGCAAAGCGAACGGTTTTTCCGGCCTTGGTCCATATCCAACCGGTAAAAGAATTTTTATCATCAGGTGAAAAGCAAAAAGTACAGGTGACCGGCAGCGGGGTAATAATTAGCAATGACGGTTATGTTGTAACAAATAACCATGTTGCCGAAAAAGCAAATTTTGTAAAATGTACTTTATCATCCAAACAAGAAGTCCAGGCCAAAGTTATTGGGCTCGATCCCTGGACAGATCTGGCGGTGTTAAAACTCGATCTTGAAGAAGCCGGGATCGAATCTGTACCGTTTGCAAAATTTGGCGATAGCGATGAAATTGAGGTTGGACAAATGGTTATTGCCCTTGGTTCCCCCTTGGGATTAGCGCGGTCTCTTTCACTGGGCGTTGTAAGTTCAGTAGATCGTTATTTTAATGATGTTGGAGAGATGATTTCTCCCTTTAATCTGTGGATTCAGACAGACGCTGCCATAAACCCAGGAAACAGTGGCGGACCACTGGTAAATCTGGATGGTGATATAATAGGGATTAATGCCCGTGCGGTTGTTTTTGGTGAAAACCTGGGCTTTGCAATTCCGGCAAATATCGTAAAACATGTGGTGGATCAGATTATTGAAAAAGGAGAAGTTGAACGATCACAAATTGGAATTGACTGGCAGGAGATAAAAGAATATCGCGCTTTTATAAAAAACCCTAACCTTGAAGGCGTGCTTGTTGGCGGTGTTGAAAAAGGATCTGCAGCTGAGCATGCAGGATTAAAAGCAGGTGATGTTGTAACAAAAATTAATGATAATGCGGTCTCTGCTGTTCATTTGGAAGAATTGCCAAAAATACGTTTATTGATTTCAAATCTGCCAGTGGATTCACCTATCATTTTTGATTTATTAAGAGAAGATGAGGATAAAAGGATTGAGGTTGTAAGTACCCGGCAAGGTAAGTTCCGGGGTAATGAGTTTAATTGTGAAGAATGGGGGATTTCTGTACAGGAAATTACTCCCAGGATTGTTAAAAATTTCCAACTAGAATCGGATAAAGGTGTCCTGATTTCCGGCGCTAAACCTGGAAGTAAAGGTGCAAAAGCAAATATTTATCCGGGAGAAATTTTGCTAACAATTGATGACGAGGAAATTGAAAACCTTGACGATTTTAAAACTAAATATGAAAAGTATAAAACAGATGTGGAAAAATCATACTTACTATTTTTAAAGACCGGTCAAAGTAACCATTTTGCACTAATAGAAAGAGAGAAAAAATAA
- a CDS encoding AI-2E family transporter: protein MESSIGKVFKYLTILALIIASLWLVVLLKFIIALIVVSAVIAYILDPIASYMEAHGLSRMQATLLIFFSLGLTIALLFYLLVPSLLIELNFLQEGIGGSQASELINKLEQTIHKTIPVLSGQDLNLYEKLQGSLQNLAQSFFTIIVDIVSVLSTSIIIPFAVFFILKDGRKMKKNLVSVIPNKYFEMFLNLVHKVDLQLGGYLRGQFLDSLIIGLLAIIALWILGIKYFVLIGIFAGLANMIPYVGPLSGMVMAVSVVFLNNGSGQEIAWVLVAFAIIQLIDNVLVQPLVLARSVNLHPLIIIFAIIIGGEFFGIIGMLIAIPVTGILKVLSIEIYQSIKRFNLI from the coding sequence ATGGAATCAAGCATTGGAAAAGTTTTCAAATATCTTACAATTTTAGCATTGATAATTGCCTCGCTTTGGTTGGTGGTTTTATTAAAATTTATTATTGCCCTGATAGTTGTATCGGCGGTAATTGCCTACATTCTGGATCCAATTGCCAGTTATATGGAGGCACATGGGTTGTCCCGGATGCAGGCGACACTTCTAATTTTCTTTTCTTTAGGATTGACTATTGCTCTTTTATTTTACCTGCTGGTTCCATCATTATTGATTGAGCTAAATTTCCTGCAAGAGGGAATTGGTGGTTCGCAGGCATCGGAGCTAATTAATAAACTGGAACAGACAATTCACAAAACAATCCCAGTCCTTTCCGGCCAGGATTTAAATCTGTATGAAAAACTGCAAGGTTCATTACAAAATTTGGCACAATCGTTTTTTACAATAATTGTTGATATTGTTTCTGTATTATCAACTTCCATTATAATTCCATTTGCTGTCTTTTTTATTCTTAAAGACGGGCGTAAAATGAAAAAAAACCTGGTCAGTGTTATTCCTAATAAATATTTTGAAATGTTTTTGAACCTGGTGCATAAAGTAGATTTACAACTAGGCGGATATTTGCGTGGACAGTTTTTAGATTCGCTGATTATTGGGTTGCTGGCAATTATTGCCCTTTGGATTTTGGGTATTAAATACTTTGTATTAATTGGAATCTTTGCAGGTTTGGCAAATATGATTCCTTACGTTGGCCCACTTTCCGGGATGGTTATGGCTGTTTCTGTAGTATTTTTAAACAATGGAAGCGGCCAGGAAATTGCCTGGGTGCTTGTTGCATTTGCAATAATTCAGTTAATTGATAATGTATTGGTTCAGCCGCTTGTACTTGCACGCAGCGTTAATTTGCATCCGTTGATAATAATTTTTGCCATAATAATTGGCGGGGAATTTTTTGGTATAATCGGCATGCTGATTGCAATTCCTGTAACCGGAATCTTAAAAGTATTATCAATAGAAATATATCAAAGTATTAAACGGTTTAACCTGATTTAA
- a CDS encoding cyclic nucleotide-binding domain-containing protein — protein MTEDPVWSNIFKRNKVQEENIFSVLKRLPIFQDLSYKELKAIERILHRRTYKADEVIFKEYEPGVGMYIIESGKVNITLGKENKLLVLLSTGDFFGEMALILEGQRTASASATEPTKLLGFFQPDLFNLLETSPKTGNKILQRLAQMIAERLRLGTIENRQLKTRMNQMKSKLDELKDK, from the coding sequence ATGACTGAAGATCCGGTATGGTCAAATATTTTTAAAAGAAATAAAGTTCAGGAAGAAAACATTTTTTCTGTTTTAAAACGTTTACCAATTTTTCAGGATTTGAGCTACAAAGAATTAAAAGCTATAGAACGAATCCTGCACAGGCGCACATACAAGGCAGATGAAGTAATTTTTAAAGAATACGAACCAGGCGTTGGGATGTATATTATTGAATCCGGGAAAGTAAATATTACGCTTGGAAAAGAAAATAAACTTTTGGTATTACTTTCCACAGGAGACTTTTTTGGTGAAATGGCTTTAATTCTTGAAGGGCAACGCACGGCTTCGGCAAGCGCAACGGAACCAACAAAATTATTAGGATTTTTCCAGCCGGATCTGTTTAACTTGCTTGAAACAAGCCCGAAAACAGGAAACAAAATTTTACAGCGGCTGGCACAAATGATTGCGGAAAGGTTAAGGTTGGGTACCATAGAAAATCGCCAGTTAAAAACCCGAATGAACCAAATGAAAAGCAAGCTTGATGAACTGAAGGACAAATAG
- a CDS encoding AAA family ATPase has protein sequence MKIIALYSMKGGVGKTAASVNIAYHAAQSGKQTLLVDIDPQASAGYYFRIKPAKKHGSDTLIRGGKKIDKNIRATDFENLDLLPADMTYRNLDLILDDLKKPQKQLKTVLSPLKKEYDYIIMDCPPNITLVSENVFHAADSILTPLIPTTLSHLTYEKLLDFFREMKLKKSNVYPFFSMVEKRKKLHQEMIVNLPKEKKRFLKTTIPYSSIVERMGVERAPVNEFNPGSAAAQAFKSLWEEIKKL, from the coding sequence ATGAAAATAATTGCCCTTTATAGCATGAAAGGCGGAGTTGGAAAAACAGCAGCTTCGGTAAATATTGCCTATCATGCAGCACAATCAGGCAAACAAACTCTCTTGGTGGATATTGATCCACAGGCTTCTGCAGGATATTACTTTCGCATAAAACCAGCCAAAAAGCATGGCTCCGATACGTTAATCCGCGGAGGAAAAAAAATAGATAAAAACATTCGGGCAACAGATTTTGAAAATCTGGATTTACTGCCGGCAGATATGACGTACCGCAATCTGGATTTAATTTTGGATGATTTAAAGAAGCCGCAAAAACAGTTGAAAACGGTTTTATCACCACTAAAAAAAGAATATGATTATATCATCATGGATTGTCCGCCAAATATAACATTGGTTTCCGAAAATGTTTTTCATGCTGCGGATTCAATTTTAACACCACTTATACCAACAACCCTGTCGCATTTAACTTATGAAAAGCTGCTGGATTTTTTTAGAGAGATGAAACTGAAAAAATCCAATGTATATCCGTTTTTTTCAATGGTAGAAAAACGTAAAAAACTACATCAGGAAATGATTGTAAATTTACCAAAAGAGAAAAAACGTTTTCTCAAAACAACTATTCCATATTCCAGCATTGTGGAACGAATGGGAGTTGAGCGGGCGCCGGTGAATGAATTTAATCCGGGTTCGGCAGCGGCACAGGCTTTTAAAAGTCTTTGGGAAGAAATTAAGAAATTATAG